The sequence below is a genomic window from Lycium ferocissimum isolate CSIRO_LF1 chromosome 9, AGI_CSIRO_Lferr_CH_V1, whole genome shotgun sequence.
CCAAAACGGATATCTTCCCTTGATCAAATCAACATAGTTTTTCAAATATGCTTTTAAATTAGTGAAGCTGTGAGAACCAGGCACATATAGCACTTCTTCCAAAATTTGAGAACTAAACGGCAAGTAAAACAGGTGTGCTTTGTTTGGGTCTTTGGTGAGGAAGTGCTGGCTAGCTTTTAACTGCTTCATGAACCAACCTTCTGAAGCATAGATGCCCGTGAGCCTTGATTGATGGAATACGGGTCTCTTGCCTTCCCTGTAGATGTAAACCTTGAGATTCCGTTCCATTAACTCATAGCTCCTGCATTTGATGAATAAAATCTTTTAAACATACAGCTATCTTGAGATTCATCCGAACCAGCAAAAGCCAATTTATCTTATCCTGACAATAGAGTCTTGGGGACTGATACTATATGTTCTATAACTAATTTTATCCTTTTCAAATATGCAAGTAAATAACTAAAAGTAACGTTTGTCAGAAATTGGTGTCTATACATGGAATGATCAAGCAGATTATGCAGTATGCAGCTCATAAATGATGCTTGCGTATACTAGACAAGTTATGAGCCAAATTTTGACATGGTAGCAATTAATAGAGTATGTCTTTTTATGACAATTTTAGTAGATGAACAAATTGATTTGCAAgacaaataccaacaaccaagtGTACCTTATAAACTTTGAAACATTGTGATAAACTGGTGCATGTAAGCCAAGATCACCGATACTGTTAGCTGCACTTTCAATCTGTGATTTTGCACTGAGCAATTCTTCATCACTGGCTGAAGACCACTTCGGATTCTGGCAGAATTGAATATGCAAAAGGAATTAGCAATGATTTCCTTCAACGAATTAGCTTTCCGATATCTTAACATATTACCTAGACATACCGTTAGAAGGTTCGAGGGGTGATGACTCCGAAGCAACATATTAGTCATTTCAGATATTGACACTACACCTTTCACTGGCTTATCCGATGCTTCCTTCACAGAAGGAGTTTTGGCACCATAGGGTGTATGAGAACTAGCCAGAGTAGTCAAATTATCGTGAACAGCAAGAGCTTTGTTCAAAGTGGAAGCGTTCCCTGACAAGGCAAGATCATTTCTTAATAGCTCTGTTGCTTTATTTGGAGCAGTAGTCGAATTATCGTCAACATGTCTAAGTGAAACAGAGGGAGCTGGTGAATTCATCGTCTGTACTGCAGCATTCGACTTTAAAGGGACAAATGCAACTACTTCATTATTCTGAGTAGTTGTGGCCCCACCGGGATTATCAGAACTATGCAGAACTATCGAATTATCATCAACATGTCTAAGTGAAACAGATGGAGCTGGTGAAATCATTGGCGGTAATGAGATGTTGGAGGCTAGAGGGGCAATATCGTCTTTACTTTGTTCTTCCAACATCGGGGCTACATTTTCATTCTTCCCTTTGAATATATTCTCAAATTCCTTAGCTCTCTCTGGAGCTAAGTCCCTGTTTGGTTTCAGCAATTCCACTCCAGAACTGTCATTTGGCTCAATCGGAAAAATAGAGTCGTTTCTCTTCATTTTCCCATCGAATCCCACAGTAAAGTTGAATTGTGTATTAACGTTGTTCGTTCTATTGGAATTTACACCAGAACATAGGGACCCTATAAAGTTTCCATATGGAAGTTCAAAATATTGTTGAACAAGTATAGAAAATGCAAACACACCTCCCATTACCCATAATACTCTCCTGGTCTCAGCCCGGCATAAAAATAGATGGAAATCAGAACCCATAAtttctatttcttgaatttaccACTTGCCAAATACATTAATACAATGGTCATCTAAAAGCTCCTGCAAATTTCCCAAAGGCCATAGCCTAATTATTATCCTTGCCAAtcacttgaatcttg
It includes:
- the LOC132029721 gene encoding probable glycosyltransferase At5g03795, which produces MGSDFHLFLCRAETRRVLWVMGGVFAFSILVQQYFELPYGNFIGSLCSGVNSNRTNNVNTQFNFTVGFDGKMKRNDSIFPIEPNDSSGVELLKPNRDLAPERAKEFENIFKGKNENVAPMLEEQSKDDIAPLASNISLPPMISPAPSVSLRHVDDNSIVLHSSDNPGGATTTQNNEVVAFVPLKSNAAVQTMNSPAPSVSLRHVDDNSTTAPNKATELLRNDLALSGNASTLNKALAVHDNLTTLASSHTPYGAKTPSVKEASDKPVKGVVSISEMTNMLLRSHHPSNLLTNPKWSSASDEELLSAKSQIESAANSIGDLGLHAPVYHNVSKFIRSYELMERNLKVYIYREGKRPVFHQSRLTGIYASEGWFMKQLKASQHFLTKDPNKAHLFYLPFSSQILEEVLYVPGSHSFTNLKAYLKNYVDLIKGRYPFWNRTQGADHFLVACHDWAPEETRREMANCIKSLCNADLKEGFKLGKDASLPETNIGSADPSRSLGGKRPSQRKFLAFFAGSMHGYVRPILLKHWQNKDPNMKIFGRMRKTDYIHHMKSTKYCICARGYEVNSPRVVEAVSYECVPVIISDNFVPPFLETLNWESFAVFVLEKDIPNLKSILESISLRRYLKLYNNVIKVQQHFLWHPEPVKYDMFHMILHSIWYNRVFQIAS